A single Hemiscyllium ocellatum isolate sHemOce1 chromosome X, sHemOce1.pat.X.cur, whole genome shotgun sequence DNA region contains:
- the npffl gene encoding pro-FMRFamide-related neuropeptide FF like: MILDGEGNNVRRLADDHTVSSPINSIVHMPGKFGRSPSFAFQPQRFGREAQAFSDYSTEGRIRSRGWDVIPPQFWNMAVPQRFGKKK; this comes from the exons ATGATTTTG GACGGGGAAGGGAACAATGTAAGGAGACTGGCAGACGACCACACAGTGAGCTCACCAATCAACTCTATTGTCCACATGCCTGGAAAGTTTGGCAGAAGTCCTTCCTTTGCCTTCCAGCCACAGAG GTTTGGCCGCGAAGCTCAAGCCTTCTCAGACTACAGCACTGAAGGTCGGATACGTTCCAGAGGCTGGGATGTCATCCCGCCTCAGTTCTGGAACATGGCAGTCCCACAGCGTTTCGGAAAGAAGAAATAA